A single window of Lentimicrobiaceae bacterium DNA harbors:
- a CDS encoding NUDIX hydrolase — protein sequence MEEFINNISVDCVIFGFNNKTLNVLLTKRELKDPDTGEIIFTDYTVQGHHVLKGENINDAAVRVLKDKTGLDNIYLEQFYTFGETNRVLKDRDQLWIKKRFPMVEDHVISIGFCALVDSLKVIPDKQHPETLWMPVDNLPELGFDHEKMIHMALEFLRNKLRLEPIGFELLPEKFTLTQLQNLYEAILGINLDRRNFWKKISQMKYVIALDEKQKGVAHKPAQVFIFSKDVYERTKKDKLDFSY from the coding sequence ATGGAAGAGTTTATAAATAATATTTCGGTTGACTGTGTCATATTCGGCTTTAACAATAAAACGCTGAATGTACTCCTTACCAAACGCGAATTAAAAGATCCGGACACCGGGGAAATTATATTCACGGATTATACTGTGCAAGGCCACCATGTACTTAAAGGTGAAAACATCAACGATGCAGCTGTCAGAGTTCTAAAAGACAAAACCGGGCTCGACAACATTTATCTTGAACAGTTCTACACATTTGGCGAAACAAATCGTGTACTTAAAGACAGAGACCAGCTCTGGATTAAGAAAAGATTCCCGATGGTTGAGGATCACGTAATTTCTATTGGATTCTGCGCCTTGGTTGACAGTTTAAAAGTTATTCCTGACAAACAGCACCCCGAAACCCTCTGGATGCCTGTTGACAACTTACCGGAACTTGGATTCGACCATGAAAAAATGATTCATATGGCACTGGAGTTCCTTCGGAACAAACTACGTTTAGAACCTATTGGATTTGAATTGCTGCCCGAAAAATTTACGCTGACCCAATTGCAAAACCTCTATGAAGCCATACTGGGAATCAACCTCGACAGAAGAAATTTCTGGAAAAAGATATCTCAGATGAAATACGTCATTGCACTTGACGAAAAACAAAAAGGAGTTGCCCACAAACCTGCTCAGGTCTTTATTTTCAGTAAAGACGTTTATGAGCGGACTAAAAAAGATAAACTTGATTTTTCTTATTGA
- a CDS encoding RagB/SusD family nutrient uptake outer membrane protein: MKTQGKVLLFLAMISLLPACQKDFLEVDPIGKMSVELFYKTDEDATKAIMATYDILQWMNARDWNSAYLVKTFPSDESNVGGGDAGDQPPYQELGNYTFGPSNAPITAVWQSNYFGIYRANLVINNVKPETDLRKQIIAEAKFLRAYYYFEIVSMFGNGPLILAELAPSDYGQPFAGADAIYAQIAKDLNEAITDLPLKSQYAPQDAFRASKGAAQALLGKAYLYNKKYEESAAAFELVIGSEEYDLQQDYSTLFLKDSEFGIESLFEVSYVTSMGYDWGTFQWGGARPMENNITWQLTGPRGDYFQPGETGLIGGWGFNYPKQSLYDAFVAAGDTVRKPASILSLADLRAQGGDWTNEDSYGWDGCIRVKYGTRMDETNGESGAVPELNYGTNLRLIRFADVLLMAAEANHMAGNDTKAAQYLTRVRNRAHLGPFQGDIMTAIKNERKLELCFEGVRYLDLIRWGDAPSVLGPLGFVAGKHEFYPIPQDEMRNNAQATQNNNY, translated from the coding sequence ATGAAAACTCAAGGTAAAGTTTTATTATTTCTGGCCATGATTTCGTTGCTACCAGCATGCCAGAAAGACTTCTTGGAAGTTGATCCTATTGGTAAAATGTCAGTAGAGCTGTTTTATAAAACTGATGAGGATGCTACCAAAGCCATCATGGCCACGTACGATATCCTTCAGTGGATGAATGCTCGCGACTGGAACAGCGCTTATCTGGTAAAAACCTTCCCATCCGATGAATCAAATGTGGGTGGGGGTGATGCTGGAGACCAGCCTCCTTATCAGGAATTGGGTAATTACACATTTGGACCCAGCAATGCTCCTATTACTGCAGTATGGCAATCAAACTATTTTGGAATCTATCGTGCTAATCTGGTAATCAATAATGTAAAGCCTGAAACCGATTTGCGCAAACAAATCATTGCAGAAGCTAAATTCCTGCGTGCTTATTATTATTTCGAAATTGTTTCTATGTTTGGTAATGGCCCACTTATTCTTGCTGAGCTTGCTCCCAGCGATTATGGTCAGCCATTTGCTGGTGCTGATGCCATTTATGCTCAAATTGCCAAAGACCTCAACGAAGCCATTACTGATCTTCCGTTAAAAAGTCAGTATGCGCCGCAGGATGCTTTCAGAGCTTCAAAGGGTGCCGCTCAGGCACTTCTCGGAAAGGCATATCTTTATAATAAAAAGTATGAAGAATCTGCTGCCGCTTTCGAATTAGTTATAGGTTCTGAAGAATATGACCTTCAGCAGGATTACTCAACTTTATTCCTGAAAGACTCAGAATTTGGTATTGAATCCCTTTTTGAAGTTTCATACGTTACCAGTATGGGATACGATTGGGGTACTTTCCAGTGGGGTGGTGCAAGGCCTATGGAAAATAATATTACTTGGCAGCTTACCGGCCCCCGTGGCGATTATTTCCAGCCAGGTGAAACCGGACTTATTGGGGGATGGGGTTTCAATTACCCGAAACAAAGTTTGTATGATGCTTTTGTTGCCGCTGGTGACACAGTTAGAAAACCTGCTTCTATCCTTTCATTAGCCGATTTAAGAGCTCAGGGTGGCGATTGGACCAATGAAGACTCTTACGGTTGGGACGGATGTATCCGCGTTAAATATGGAACCCGCATGGATGAAACCAATGGCGAAAGTGGTGCTGTTCCTGAATTAAACTACGGTACAAACCTTCGTTTGATTCGTTTCGCTGATGTACTCTTAATGGCTGCTGAAGCTAACCATATGGCCGGAAATGATACAAAAGCTGCTCAATATCTCACCCGTGTTAGAAACAGAGCCCACTTGGGTCCTTTCCAGGGTGACATTATGACTGCAATAAAAAATGAACGTAAACTTGAGTTGTGTTTTGAAGGTGTTCGTTATCTCGACCTTATCCGTTGGGGTGATGCTCCATCTGTATTAGGTCCTTTAGGATTTGTAGCAGGGAAACATGAGTTTTATCCAATCCCACAGGATGAAATGAGAAACAATGCACAGGCTACTCAGAATAACAATTATTAG
- a CDS encoding acyl-CoA carboxylase subunit beta, giving the protein MSNLDEIYRKLEERNHQAELGGGKERIEKLHKTGRKTARERIEMLLDPGTFVEFDRFVVHRARDFDMEKNLISGDGVVSGHGKIDGRLVYVFAQDFTVFGGTLSRANADKIIKIMDLALKMGAPVIGLNDSGGARIQEGVESLGGYADIFYRNVMSSGVIPQISAILGACAGGAVYSPAITDFILMTKDTSYMFVTGPDVIKTVTHEEVSKEDLGGAMTHNAKSGVAHLIADDDEQAMMMIRELMSFLPSNNMEEPPRIKSTDDPNREDEKLQEIVPFDPNKPYDMKEIIHSVVDDGNFMETMPHYAGNILTGFARFDGKPVGIVANQPAFLAGVLDINSSVKAARFVRFCDAFNIPLVTFVDVPGFLPGTAQEFGGIIKHGAKLLYAYAEATVAKITVITRKAYGGAYDVMSSKHIGADVNFAWPTAEIAVMGADGAVNIIFRDKLTDEDKAKAVKDYRDVFASPYKAAELGYIDEIIYPRHTRRKLIQALEMCANKRKSNPPRKHGNIPL; this is encoded by the coding sequence ATGTCAAATCTGGATGAAATTTACCGCAAACTGGAAGAACGTAACCACCAGGCCGAGCTTGGAGGAGGTAAAGAACGCATTGAAAAATTACATAAGACCGGACGGAAAACGGCCCGCGAACGAATAGAAATGCTGCTTGACCCCGGCACATTTGTAGAGTTTGATCGCTTTGTAGTTCACCGGGCCCGGGACTTTGACATGGAGAAAAACCTGATCTCAGGTGACGGCGTAGTCAGTGGCCATGGGAAAATTGATGGACGACTGGTATATGTCTTTGCTCAGGATTTTACCGTCTTCGGAGGAACTCTGAGCCGCGCCAATGCGGATAAGATTATTAAGATAATGGATTTAGCCCTTAAAATGGGGGCTCCAGTTATTGGGCTCAACGATTCAGGCGGTGCCCGGATACAGGAAGGGGTGGAAAGCCTGGGCGGATATGCCGACATCTTTTACCGGAATGTAATGAGCAGCGGTGTAATTCCTCAAATTTCAGCCATACTTGGCGCATGCGCCGGCGGGGCAGTTTACAGTCCGGCTATCACCGATTTTATTCTGATGACCAAAGACACCAGTTACATGTTTGTTACAGGACCTGACGTCATCAAAACGGTAACTCACGAAGAGGTTTCAAAAGAAGATCTTGGCGGTGCCATGACGCACAATGCGAAAAGCGGTGTAGCCCATCTGATTGCAGATGACGACGAACAGGCCATGATGATGATTCGCGAATTGATGAGTTTTTTGCCCTCCAATAACATGGAGGAGCCTCCGCGCATAAAGTCAACAGACGATCCAAACCGTGAAGACGAAAAACTTCAGGAAATTGTGCCGTTTGATCCCAACAAACCATATGACATGAAAGAAATTATTCATAGTGTGGTGGACGACGGTAATTTTATGGAAACCATGCCCCACTATGCCGGCAATATCCTTACAGGATTTGCCCGTTTTGACGGGAAACCAGTTGGTATAGTCGCCAATCAGCCCGCTTTTCTGGCAGGTGTACTCGATATCAACAGTTCCGTCAAAGCAGCCCGTTTTGTGCGCTTTTGCGACGCTTTTAATATTCCATTGGTTACTTTTGTTGACGTTCCCGGGTTTTTGCCAGGCACTGCTCAGGAGTTTGGCGGCATCATTAAACACGGCGCCAAACTGCTCTACGCCTATGCTGAAGCAACCGTTGCCAAGATAACGGTGATCACCCGCAAAGCTTATGGCGGAGCGTATGATGTGATGTCGAGCAAACACATTGGGGCAGATGTAAATTTCGCATGGCCCACTGCCGAAATTGCCGTAATGGGCGCAGACGGGGCTGTGAATATTATTTTCCGCGACAAACTTACCGATGAAGATAAAGCCAAAGCAGTGAAAGACTATCGCGATGTGTTTGCCAGCCCATACAAAGCTGCTGAATTGGGATATATCGACGAAATCATATACCCCAGACACACCCGCCGCAAACTAATTCAGGCGCTTGAAATGTGTGCCAATAAGCGAAAATCAAACCCGCCAAGAAAACATGGCAACATTCCTTTGTAA
- a CDS encoding M48 family metalloprotease, which translates to MEQLSIGLEMEAYLKDQIYEALQGDVIQSILHEAKYNPTNNYLRNMLEGNSFKVDSSISPKLYSIFNAVKDQLGFEEAVDFYVTSDAQLNAFAVSRNEENEPHIININSSLLNLMSDDELRFIIGHEMGHLISRNADLLKLIYFIFPPSTEIPGMLQHKIRLWKQLSELTADRYGFMVCPDVPVCVSAFFKLASGVDLQRVDLNIEAFIADNEKRLEYFKKDKGINIASHPVNLIRVKAIQLFSRYEVFNTNTVTESRLNSEQLGAEMNELTTILEKIKESELDLYLYHFIAAAGVIMSGADENYDEKEVEAILQELSEFIIFPKYFMDQIIESGKVMDIFNDSINKILSISPGSRESMLYYLVKIALSDKKIMDNEIGFIFDVGTKAFGYSRTEVAQIFANTIQQRFMPGIQALS; encoded by the coding sequence ATGGAACAACTAAGCATTGGCCTCGAAATGGAGGCGTATCTGAAAGACCAGATTTATGAAGCGTTGCAAGGCGATGTAATTCAATCAATCTTGCATGAAGCAAAGTACAATCCCACCAACAATTACCTGCGTAATATGCTCGAAGGAAACAGTTTTAAAGTTGACAGCAGTATTTCGCCCAAGCTTTACAGCATTTTCAATGCAGTAAAAGATCAACTTGGGTTTGAAGAAGCTGTTGATTTTTATGTAACCAGCGACGCACAATTGAATGCTTTTGCAGTATCGCGCAATGAAGAAAACGAGCCTCACATCATCAACATCAATTCTTCACTATTAAACCTGATGAGCGACGATGAACTGAGATTTATCATCGGCCACGAAATGGGGCATCTTATCAGCAGAAATGCCGACCTGCTCAAACTGATTTATTTTATATTTCCGCCAAGTACCGAAATACCGGGTATGCTTCAGCATAAAATCAGACTTTGGAAACAATTGTCAGAACTTACTGCCGACCGGTATGGATTTATGGTTTGCCCTGATGTACCTGTTTGTGTTTCCGCCTTCTTCAAACTTGCGTCAGGCGTTGATTTGCAGAGGGTTGACCTAAACATTGAAGCTTTTATTGCCGATAATGAAAAACGACTTGAATACTTTAAAAAAGACAAGGGAATCAACATTGCCTCGCACCCGGTTAATCTTATCAGGGTAAAAGCAATACAGCTGTTTTCACGTTATGAAGTTTTCAACACAAACACTGTTACAGAATCCAGGCTAAATTCAGAACAGCTTGGCGCTGAAATGAACGAACTGACCACCATTCTTGAAAAAATAAAGGAATCTGAGCTCGATCTTTATCTCTACCATTTTATCGCTGCAGCCGGAGTTATTATGTCGGGCGCAGACGAAAACTATGACGAAAAGGAAGTAGAAGCCATTCTGCAGGAACTTTCTGAGTTTATTATTTTTCCAAAATATTTTATGGACCAGATAATTGAAAGTGGCAAAGTGATGGACATTTTTAACGATTCAATCAATAAAATACTGAGTATCAGCCCCGGCTCACGTGAAAGCATGCTGTATTATTTGGTTAAAATAGCCTTATCCGATAAAAAGATAATGGACAATGAGATAGGATTTATTTTTGATGTGGGCACCAAAGCTTTTGGTTACTCACGTACCGAGGTGGCCCAGATATTTGCCAACACCATCCAGCAACGCTTTATGCCAGGCATTCAGGCATTGAGTTAA
- a CDS encoding biotin attachment protein has protein sequence MALEINIDGRNAIVTELSRNGNLVTIQVDDEVYEIDALKVGEGIYSMIYKGRSYNIEMIESGSPRHYTVNSFHSSYDVEVIDAQTRYLRSRSKGDTGDSGNTIVSPMPGKVVKIPVKPGETVVAGQTLIIVSAMKMESEFKAKSAGVVKTINTAEGETIEANKVLVVVEPAID, from the coding sequence ATGGCACTAGAAATCAATATTGACGGGCGAAATGCCATTGTCACCGAATTAAGCAGAAACGGCAATCTGGTAACGATTCAGGTTGATGATGAAGTGTATGAAATTGATGCACTTAAGGTTGGAGAAGGAATTTATTCAATGATTTACAAGGGGCGCTCTTACAACATTGAAATGATTGAAAGCGGTTCCCCCAGACACTACACCGTAAACTCATTTCATAGTTCTTATGATGTTGAAGTGATTGACGCACAAACACGATACCTCAGAAGCCGTTCAAAAGGCGACACTGGAGATTCAGGAAACACCATAGTATCCCCAATGCCAGGAAAAGTGGTGAAAATACCTGTAAAACCGGGCGAAACCGTAGTTGCCGGACAAACTCTGATTATTGTTTCAGCCATGAAAATGGAAAGTGAGTTTAAAGCCAAAAGCGCAGGTGTAGTTAAAACAATAAACACAGCAGAAGGTGAAACCATTGAAGCGAATAAAGTGTTGGTTGTGGTTGAACCAGCAATAGACTGA
- a CDS encoding TonB-dependent receptor — MKSVIYNLIGLNTRAKKAFFLTGMFFISIALTLSAQQVSSYNGKVQSENGEPIPGVNVIEKGTSNGTISGLDGTFTLSSAKTKVVLTFSMVGFETIEKEVKPGVKEIIVLKESVVGLSEVLVVGYGSQKRSNITGAIAKLDNKQLAQLPTTNVNEAIQGRIAGVNVTSTSGSPGAGQKVVIRGVATNGNVQPLYVVDGMATGNIDNLEPNDVESVTVLKDAASAAIYGAEAANGVVLITTKSGAKGPGKIEYSLQVGSQSVGDYTKPMDAASYATWMNEANVGVEIPAGSSINTDWMDQILSSAMIQRHHLAFSGATDKGNYYVSGSYTGQNGVIGDDKSHYERISMRANITQQLKPWVKVGTNMTYSHTKKNAISEDSEFGGIVSSALMMDPLTPVTYSGALPDFAQDALTAGNTLVQNSDGLYYGLSPYVKGEIANPLAMIEIARGDTKEDKFMGNAYVTLGDDSWKGFKITSRASADINNQLYHTWFPTYWFSSERMNTQANVRDNTNTWFTWMWENYVSYDKTFGDKHNVSAVAGISAKQYTHKFINTQSGPMFAEDDNFAQHGDVEIDGKVSGNLLDTRTSSYFARASYEYDGKYLLSAIIRRDGTSLLHPDQRWGNFPSVSAGWIVSHENFWNVSFVDFFKVRASWGTNGNLSGLGPDQFRSLITASGIQYPKPGGGFYTGAEPELLANPELTWATSEQTDLGFDMNMLGNKLTLGFDYFNKVTRDLLVPGTPPPSVGNKAPFVNAGDVSNKGVELELGYRDYDNKLKYDISSNFTWLKNEVTFLNPLLDRVGGTSVGTGWTTTYLELNQPVWYFRGYQTAGIFQNQAEIDAYKADNGGLAGYNPVPGDPIVVNTNGDNLINSEDQTNIGSPHPKFMWGANLSFSYSGFDLRMFLQGVHGQDVLLGWNRYDRSTSNRPQFFFDERWTGEGSTNERPRADQSNPYIYNSDLMVFKGSYVRIRQIQLGYTVPKEMLKNKIQNLRLYVSLDDYFTFTNYPGMDPATGTGKDNGQGIDRGFYPTPRKILFGLSCTL; from the coding sequence ATGAAATCAGTTATTTACAATTTAATTGGACTGAACACCCGGGCAAAAAAAGCATTCTTCCTGACAGGAATGTTTTTTATAAGTATTGCACTTACTTTAAGTGCTCAGCAGGTGTCCAGCTATAACGGAAAGGTTCAAAGTGAAAACGGAGAACCCATTCCTGGTGTCAATGTAATTGAGAAGGGTACCTCTAATGGTACTATTTCTGGATTAGACGGAACTTTTACATTAAGCTCAGCTAAAACAAAGGTTGTTCTTACTTTTTCAATGGTTGGTTTTGAAACTATTGAAAAAGAAGTAAAACCTGGAGTAAAAGAAATTATTGTTTTAAAAGAGAGTGTTGTTGGACTTAGTGAGGTTCTTGTGGTTGGTTACGGTAGTCAAAAAAGGTCAAACATTACTGGTGCCATTGCCAAGCTGGATAACAAACAGCTTGCCCAATTGCCTACAACAAACGTAAATGAAGCAATTCAGGGACGTATTGCCGGTGTAAATGTTACCAGCACTTCCGGATCTCCCGGAGCAGGCCAGAAGGTTGTAATACGCGGTGTTGCTACCAACGGAAATGTACAGCCACTGTATGTGGTTGACGGTATGGCTACAGGTAATATTGATAACCTTGAACCGAATGATGTTGAGTCAGTTACCGTATTAAAGGATGCTGCCTCTGCTGCTATTTATGGTGCTGAAGCTGCAAATGGTGTAGTTCTTATTACAACCAAAAGCGGAGCCAAAGGCCCTGGTAAAATAGAGTATTCGTTGCAGGTTGGTTCACAAAGTGTAGGTGACTATACAAAACCTATGGATGCTGCTAGTTATGCAACCTGGATGAATGAAGCCAACGTAGGCGTTGAAATCCCTGCCGGCTCAAGTATTAACACCGACTGGATGGATCAAATCTTAAGTTCAGCTATGATTCAGAGACATCACCTTGCTTTTAGTGGTGCAACTGATAAAGGTAATTACTACGTTTCCGGTTCTTATACCGGTCAGAATGGTGTTATTGGTGATGATAAATCACACTACGAACGTATTTCTATGCGTGCTAATATTACTCAGCAACTTAAACCCTGGGTAAAAGTCGGAACCAATATGACATATAGTCATACCAAGAAAAATGCTATTTCTGAAGATTCTGAATTTGGAGGAATTGTTTCATCTGCTTTAATGATGGATCCCTTGACTCCTGTTACCTATAGTGGTGCTTTACCTGATTTCGCTCAGGATGCTTTAACTGCTGGCAATACACTGGTTCAGAATTCTGATGGTTTGTACTACGGCCTATCTCCCTATGTAAAAGGTGAAATCGCCAATCCGCTGGCTATGATTGAAATTGCCAGAGGCGATACCAAGGAAGATAAATTTATGGGTAATGCTTATGTAACATTAGGTGATGACAGCTGGAAAGGTTTTAAAATTACCAGCCGTGCCAGTGCTGATATTAACAATCAGCTCTATCACACTTGGTTCCCAACCTATTGGTTCTCTTCAGAAAGAATGAACACTCAGGCAAACGTAAGAGACAATACCAACACCTGGTTTACCTGGATGTGGGAAAATTATGTTTCTTATGACAAAACTTTTGGTGATAAACACAATGTTAGCGCTGTAGCTGGTATTTCAGCCAAACAATACACCCATAAATTTATCAATACTCAGTCAGGACCTATGTTCGCTGAAGACGATAACTTTGCTCAGCATGGAGATGTGGAAATTGATGGTAAAGTAAGTGGAAATTTATTAGATACCCGTACCTCTTCGTATTTTGCACGCGCTTCATATGAATATGATGGTAAATATCTGTTAAGTGCCATTATTCGTCGTGATGGTACTTCTTTATTACATCCTGATCAGAGATGGGGCAACTTCCCTTCAGTTTCTGCCGGATGGATTGTTTCGCATGAGAATTTCTGGAATGTAAGTTTTGTTGACTTTTTCAAAGTAAGAGCTTCATGGGGTACTAACGGTAACCTTTCCGGATTAGGTCCTGACCAGTTCCGCTCTTTGATTACCGCTTCAGGTATTCAGTATCCAAAACCAGGTGGTGGATTTTATACCGGTGCTGAACCCGAATTGCTTGCAAACCCTGAACTTACCTGGGCTACCAGTGAACAAACTGACCTTGGTTTCGACATGAATATGTTGGGTAATAAATTAACCTTGGGCTTCGATTATTTCAACAAGGTTACCAGAGATCTTCTCGTTCCCGGAACTCCTCCTCCTTCAGTAGGTAATAAGGCTCCGTTTGTTAATGCTGGTGATGTTAGCAATAAAGGAGTTGAACTTGAACTTGGTTACAGAGATTATGACAACAAATTAAAGTATGACATCAGCTCTAACTTTACTTGGCTTAAAAATGAAGTTACTTTCCTGAACCCGCTGCTCGACAGAGTAGGTGGTACCAGTGTTGGAACCGGATGGACAACCACTTACCTTGAACTGAATCAGCCTGTATGGTATTTCCGCGGCTATCAGACTGCCGGTATTTTCCAGAATCAAGCTGAAATTGATGCTTATAAAGCTGATAATGGTGGTTTGGCTGGTTACAATCCAGTTCCGGGAGATCCTATCGTTGTAAATACCAATGGTGATAATCTTATCAATTCTGAAGACCAGACCAATATCGGAAGCCCTCATCCAAAATTCATGTGGGGTGCAAATCTGAGCTTCTCTTATTCAGGTTTTGACTTGAGAATGTTCCTCCAGGGTGTTCACGGCCAGGATGTGTTGTTGGGATGGAATCGTTATGACAGATCTACTTCAAATCGCCCTCAGTTCTTCTTTGATGAAAGATGGACAGGTGAAGGAAGTACCAACGAAAGGCCAAGAGCTGATCAGTCAAATCCATATATCTACAATAGCGACCTGATGGTGTTTAAAGGTTCTTACGTAAGAATCAGACAAATTCAGTTAGGTTATACTGTTCCTAAAGAAATGTTGAAAAACAAAATTCAGAACCTGAGACTTTATGTTTCACTTGATGATTATTTCACATTTACCAATTATCCCGGAATGGATCCTGCAACCGGTACTGGTAAAGATAACGGCCAGGGAATTGACCGCGGTTTCTACCCCACCCCACGTAAGATCCTGTTTGGTTTGTCATGCACACTCTAA
- a CDS encoding MFS transporter codes for MPDVNKITLKEKIGYALGDGAANIAWRAVATFLFVFYTDVFGISPVAVGLLMLVARFSDGITDILMGVIGDRTNTRYGKFRPWILWTAIPLGIVLSLLFTTPDLNSTGKIIYAYVTYILFTLIYTANNIPYGALMAVITGDDKERTILGSYRMVGAFAGGMIVQGALLFLVAHFGNVNPTIEVNNLDTKKFQVTVSVLKTVENANIKTKDGIALFTRISPADTGKTYEPLNSVSLSLTPGTKYVFLATGEENLTPQKISVIDQKRGYSNSIYIMSVFLSFFMFITFYTTRERVQPPKEQKTNLKQDLKDLVRNKPWLVLLIIGLLFNIYNATKQGIVVIYFTHYLNNQLLAGSYLVGLMLASIAGAIATGPLGKKLGKRTLFIYALIFSALVNVLIVFCGPHDIYPIFAIGMISEFAAAIFPTLFFAMLGDAADYSEYKNGRRATGLIYSAGSFASKFGGGLAGAIIGLLLGVFNYNGQDSSAIQGAIPGIIMLMSWIPALIALLAAALMTMYPLTQQKMDEITTELTNRRTIEEHSK; via the coding sequence ATGCCAGACGTAAACAAGATTACCCTTAAAGAGAAAATTGGTTATGCATTGGGCGATGGCGCGGCAAACATTGCCTGGCGTGCAGTTGCCACCTTTCTTTTCGTGTTTTACACAGATGTTTTTGGTATAAGCCCCGTTGCAGTCGGATTATTGATGCTCGTTGCCCGGTTTAGCGATGGCATTACCGATATCCTGATGGGTGTTATTGGCGACAGAACAAATACCAGATATGGAAAATTCCGCCCATGGATATTATGGACGGCTATTCCATTGGGCATTGTTTTATCCTTATTATTTACCACTCCGGATTTAAACTCTACCGGTAAAATTATCTACGCCTACGTAACCTATATTTTGTTTACATTGATTTACACTGCCAACAACATTCCGTATGGCGCCTTAATGGCAGTCATCACAGGTGATGACAAAGAAAGGACGATTCTGGGATCATATCGCATGGTAGGCGCTTTTGCAGGCGGCATGATTGTTCAGGGAGCCTTGTTGTTTCTGGTTGCTCATTTCGGCAATGTTAACCCTACTATAGAAGTTAACAACCTCGACACCAAAAAATTCCAGGTTACTGTATCTGTATTGAAAACAGTAGAAAACGCAAACATTAAAACCAAAGACGGCATTGCCTTATTTACCAGAATAAGCCCGGCAGATACAGGCAAAACCTATGAGCCTTTAAATTCAGTCAGCCTTTCACTGACACCCGGCACAAAATATGTATTTCTTGCTACAGGCGAAGAAAATCTGACTCCCCAAAAAATCTCGGTAATTGATCAAAAACGGGGATACAGCAATTCTATATATATCATGTCTGTTTTCCTGTCGTTCTTTATGTTCATTACTTTTTACACAACGCGTGAAAGAGTTCAGCCACCGAAAGAACAAAAAACAAACCTAAAACAGGACTTGAAAGATCTGGTAAGGAATAAACCCTGGCTGGTTCTTTTGATTATCGGTCTCTTGTTTAACATTTACAATGCCACCAAGCAAGGTATAGTTGTCATATATTTTACCCATTACCTCAACAATCAGTTATTGGCCGGCTCTTACCTGGTAGGGCTCATGCTTGCATCCATAGCCGGTGCCATAGCAACAGGGCCATTGGGCAAAAAACTCGGCAAAAGAACCCTTTTTATTTACGCCTTGATTTTTTCGGCCCTGGTAAATGTCCTTATTGTCTTTTGCGGGCCCCATGACATCTACCCCATTTTTGCAATAGGAATGATTTCAGAATTCGCTGCAGCTATATTTCCCACCTTGTTTTTTGCCATGCTTGGCGATGCTGCTGATTATTCTGAATACAAAAACGGACGAAGGGCCACAGGGCTTATCTATTCAGCCGGGTCTTTTGCCTCAAAATTCGGCGGAGGTCTCGCCGGCGCCATTATTGGCTTGCTGCTTGGGGTCTTTAACTATAACGGACAAGATTCATCGGCAATACAGGGAGCTATTCCTGGAATCATCATGCTGATGAGCTGGATTCCTGCACTCATTGCTTTGTTGGCCGCTGCGCTTATGACAATGTATCCGCTGACTCAGCAAAAAATGGATGAAATCACTACAGAACTAACCAATAGAAGAACTATTGAGGAGCACTCCAAATAA